In Halobaculum rubrum, the following are encoded in one genomic region:
- a CDS encoding DUF5820 family protein, producing the protein MLAEGWRLWNEEPSGRAIVVFRPDVFDADRFPAPCLPTVYLTDGSRRARPGSGQRRTDEWHVTLFLEPEVEAESTTFDDRAAALEGVRDVTERFVGGALDYRGAYQVPREAYLDELDNLIRGE; encoded by the coding sequence ATGCTCGCCGAGGGCTGGCGGCTGTGGAACGAGGAGCCGAGCGGCCGGGCGATCGTCGTGTTCCGGCCGGACGTGTTCGACGCCGATCGCTTCCCAGCGCCGTGTCTTCCCACGGTGTACCTCACGGACGGCTCCCGGCGCGCGCGGCCGGGGTCGGGACAACGCCGGACCGACGAGTGGCACGTGACGCTGTTTCTCGAACCGGAGGTCGAGGCCGAGTCGACGACGTTCGACGACCGTGCGGCCGCCCTGGAGGGCGTTCGCGACGTGACCGAGCGGTTCGTCGGCGGCGCGCTCGACTACCGCGGCGCCTATCAGGTCCCGCGGGAGGCGTACCTCGACGAGCTCGACAACCTGATCCGCGGCGAGTAA